From Crassaminicella indica, one genomic window encodes:
- a CDS encoding RNA-guided endonuclease InsQ/TnpB family protein — MIRTYKVMLKPNNKQKTKLFECAGVSRWAYNWTLGRQKENYKNGGKFLNDSVLRKELTQLKKTEEYKWLNEYSNNITKQAIKDACNSYKRFFNGYSEFPKFKSKKRTKPSFYQDIEKIKFTDTHVKLEKLTTSKKKNRQKLNWIKLGEKDRIPTGENIKYINPRVTFDGLNWWISVGIEEEIEIEDKETEPIGIDLGVKDLAIISNGNKYKNINKSLKMKKLIKKYKRLKRQISRKYEMNKTKIEGGENRYEYHKTKNIIKAENKLRKLYRKIKGLRDNYLHHITTSLVKAKPKYIVIEDLNVSGMLKNRKLSKAIQEQSLREFRRQLEYKCKWYEVDLIIADRYYPSSKMCSSCGNVKSDLKLSDRKYICDNCGLEIDRDFNASLNLRDYPKYDKSVA; from the coding sequence ATGATTAGGACATATAAAGTAATGTTAAAACCTAACAATAAGCAAAAAACTAAACTCTTTGAGTGTGCAGGGGTATCGAGATGGGCATATAATTGGACTTTAGGTAGACAAAAAGAAAATTATAAAAATGGTGGTAAATTCTTAAATGATAGCGTTTTAAGGAAAGAACTAACACAGCTAAAGAAAACAGAAGAATATAAATGGCTTAATGAGTATTCTAACAATATCACAAAACAAGCTATTAAAGATGCTTGTAACTCTTATAAAAGATTTTTCAATGGATATAGTGAATTTCCAAAGTTTAAGTCTAAAAAAAGAACTAAACCTAGCTTTTATCAAGATATAGAGAAGATAAAATTTACAGATACTCATGTTAAACTAGAAAAGTTAACTACAAGTAAAAAGAAAAATAGACAAAAATTAAATTGGATTAAGTTGGGTGAAAAAGATAGGATACCGACAGGTGAAAACATTAAATATATTAATCCAAGGGTAACTTTTGATGGTCTTAACTGGTGGATTAGTGTTGGCATTGAAGAAGAAATTGAAATAGAAGATAAAGAAACAGAGCCTATAGGAATCGACTTAGGTGTAAAAGATTTAGCAATTATTAGTAATGGTAATAAGTATAAGAATATTAACAAATCACTAAAAATGAAGAAGTTAATTAAGAAATATAAAAGACTTAAAAGACAAATTTCAAGAAAATATGAGATGAATAAAACTAAAATAGAAGGAGGTGAAAACCGTTACGAATACCACAAAACTAAAAATATTATAAAAGCTGAAAATAAACTAAGAAAGCTTTATAGGAAAATTAAAGGATTAAGGGACAATTACCTTCATCATATAACAACATCTTTGGTGAAAGCCAAACCAAAGTATATTGTTATTGAAGATTTGAATGTAAGTGGCATGTTAAAGAATAGAAAACTATCAAAAGCTATACAGGAACAATCTTTAAGGGAATTCAGAAGGCAACTTGAATATAAATGTAAATGGTATGAAGTTGATTTAATCATAGCTGATAGATATTACCCTTCAAGTAAAATGTGTTCAAGTTGTGGTAATGTAAAATCAGATTTAAAATTATCAGATAGAAAGTATATATGTGATAATTGTGGATTAGAAATTGATAGGGACTTTAACGCAAGCCTTAACCTTAGAGATTATCCTAAATATGATAAATCAGTAGCTTAA